From a single Nicotiana tomentosiformis chromosome 2, ASM39032v3, whole genome shotgun sequence genomic region:
- the LOC104115565 gene encoding bZIP transcription factor 11-like, with the protein MASSPSGTSSGSEDIQQLMDQRKRKRMISNRESARRSRMKKQKRLSDLIVQVNQLKDQNNKIVTNINMVTQVYLNVEAENSVLRAQMAELSHRLQSLNEIINCINSAATIIDDTEVNGEDDFLNPWNLLHVNQPIMASADVFMY; encoded by the coding sequence ATGGCTTCTTCTCCTAGTGGAACATCTTCAGGGTCGGAGGATATTCAGCAACTAATGGACCAAAGGAAACGCAAAAGAATGATATCAAACAGGGAATCAGCAAGAAGATCAAGAATGAAGAAGCAAAAGCGTTTGAGTGATCTAATTGTTCAAGTGAATCAACTCAAGGATCAGAATAATAAAATTGTAACTAACATAAATATGGTGACTCAAGTTTATTTGAACGTGGAAGCAGAGAACTCTGTTCTTAGAGCACAAATGGCAGAATTAAGCCACAGGCTTCAGTCCCTAAACGAGATCATTAACTGCATAAACTCTGCAGCAACAATAATTGACGACACAGAGGTTAATGGTGAAGATGATTTCTTGAATCCTTGGAATTTGCTACATGTGAATCAGCCAATCATGGCTTCTGCTGATGTTTTCATGTACTGA